The Camelus ferus isolate YT-003-E chromosome 4, BCGSAC_Cfer_1.0, whole genome shotgun sequence genome has a segment encoding these proteins:
- the PTGDS gene encoding prostaglandin-H2 D-isomerase: protein MATQSTLWTGLVLLGVLGALQIPTQAQVSLQPNFQEEKFLGRWFTAGLASNASWFLEKKAMLSMCKSVVVRAADGGLNLTSTFLRKDQCETRTLLLRPADPPGCYSYVSPHWGNNHEVSVVETDYDVYALLYTEGVKGLAQDFRMATLYSRTQAPSAQVKEKFSTFAKAQGFTEDSIVFLPKADKCMGEHA from the exons ATGGCCACTCAGAGCACTCTGTGGACGGGGCTGGTCctgctgggggtcctgggggcccTGCAGATCCCTACCCAGGCCCAGGTCTCCCTGCAGCCCAACTTCCAAGAGGAGAAG TTCCTGGGACGCTGGTTCACCGCGGGCCTCGCCTCCAACGCAAGCTGGTTCCTGGAAAAGAAGGCGATGCTGTCCATGTGCAAGTCTGTGGTGGTCCGGGCGGCAGATGGTGGCCTCAACCTCACCTCTACCTTCCTCAG AAAAGACCAGTGTGAGACCCGGACTCTGCTGCTGCGTCCTGCAGACCCCCCAGGCTGCTACAGCTACGTCAGTCCCC ACTGGGGCAACAACCACGAGGTGTCGGTGGTGGAGACCGATTACGACGTGTACGCACTGCTCTACACTGAGGGTGTTAAAGGCCTGGCCCAGGACTTCCGCATGGCCACCCTCTACA gccgcACCCAGGCCCCGAGTGCCCAGGTAAAGGAGAAATTCAGCACCTTCGCCAAGGCCCAGGGCTTCACAGAGGACAGCATTGTCTTCCTGCCGAAGGCTG ACAAGTGCATGGGGGAGCATGCATAG
- the LCNL1 gene encoding lipocalin-like 1 protein isoform X3 produces the protein MKMPVALVTLLANGDLHLKFGYPTPDGRCQKMEETLTRGAVDGQFSNAAMEQADVRVVSTDYEHFAVLYLETQKGGARNVWLQLYARAPELFPEGAQKMQQLAPQVGLNPSQGALLPKSGERHPEAAQGCRRWKTPDPAWEGQAQGSLR, from the exons ATGAAGATGCCTGTGGCCTTGGTGACCCTCTTGGCCAACGGCGACCTGCACCTCAAGTTTGGGTACCCCAC GCCAGATGGCAGGTGCCAGAAGATGGAGGAGACCTTGACCAGGGGTGCTGTGGACGGGCAGTTCAGCAACGCGG CCATGGAGCAGGCTGACGTCCGGGTGGTGTCCACCGACTACGAGCACTTTGCTGTGTTGTACTTGGAGACGCAGAAGGGGGGCGCTAGGAACGTCTGGCTGCAGCTCTACG cccgGGCCCCAGAGCTGTTTCCTGAAGGTGCCCAGAAGATGCAGCAGCTGGCACCCCAAGTGGGCCTGAACCCGAGCCAGGGTGCCCTGCTGCCCAAGTCAGGTGAGCGACATCCCGAAGCGGCTCAGGGCTGCAGGCGGTGGAAGACCCCAGACCCAGCCTGGGAGGGCCAGGCCCAAGGCTCACTCCGCTGA
- the LCNL1 gene encoding lipocalin-like 1 protein isoform X2, with translation MGGQGDPGAGGTPALYTSWLAAPKWQPSAPWSGSILRGLLLRLLGVLPPRPDGRCQKMEETLTRGAVDGQFSNAAMEQADVRVVSTDYEHFAVLYLETQKGGARNVWLQLYARAPELFPEGAQKMQQLAPQVGLNPSQGALLPKSDQCAGAF, from the exons ATGGGGGGACAAGGGGACCCTGGTGCAGGCGGGACACCGGCCCTCTACACGAGCTGGTTGGCAGCACCTAAGTGGCAGCCGTCTGCACCATGGTCAGGCAGCATCCTCAGGGGGCTCCTGCTCAGGCTGCTGGGGGTCCTCCCTCCCAGGCCAGATGGCAGGTGCCAGAAGATGGAGGAGACCTTGACCAGGGGTGCTGTGGACGGGCAGTTCAGCAACGCGG CCATGGAGCAGGCTGACGTCCGGGTGGTGTCCACCGACTACGAGCACTTTGCTGTGTTGTACTTGGAGACGCAGAAGGGGGGCGCTAGGAACGTCTGGCTGCAGCTCTACG cccgGGCCCCAGAGCTGTTTCCTGAAGGTGCCCAGAAGATGCAGCAGCTGGCACCCCAAGTGGGCCTGAACCCGAGCCAGGGTGCCCTGCTGCCCAAGTCAG ACCAGTGTGCGGGCGCCTTCTAG
- the LCNL1 gene encoding lipocalin-like 1 protein isoform X1 yields MGGQGDPGAGGTPALYTSWLAAPKWQPSAPWSGSILRGLLLRLLGVLPPRPDGRCQKMEETLTRGAVDGQFSNAAMEQADVRVVSTDYEHFAVLYLETQKGGARNVWLQLYARAPELFPEGAQKMQQLAPQVGLNPSQGALLPKSGERHPEAAQGCRRWKTPDPAWEGQAQGSLR; encoded by the exons ATGGGGGGACAAGGGGACCCTGGTGCAGGCGGGACACCGGCCCTCTACACGAGCTGGTTGGCAGCACCTAAGTGGCAGCCGTCTGCACCATGGTCAGGCAGCATCCTCAGGGGGCTCCTGCTCAGGCTGCTGGGGGTCCTCCCTCCCAGGCCAGATGGCAGGTGCCAGAAGATGGAGGAGACCTTGACCAGGGGTGCTGTGGACGGGCAGTTCAGCAACGCGG CCATGGAGCAGGCTGACGTCCGGGTGGTGTCCACCGACTACGAGCACTTTGCTGTGTTGTACTTGGAGACGCAGAAGGGGGGCGCTAGGAACGTCTGGCTGCAGCTCTACG cccgGGCCCCAGAGCTGTTTCCTGAAGGTGCCCAGAAGATGCAGCAGCTGGCACCCCAAGTGGGCCTGAACCCGAGCCAGGGTGCCCTGCTGCCCAAGTCAGGTGAGCGACATCCCGAAGCGGCTCAGGGCTGCAGGCGGTGGAAGACCCCAGACCCAGCCTGGGAGGGCCAGGCCCAAGGCTCACTCCGCTGA
- the PAXX gene encoding protein PAXX isoform X1 → MVSPPPLSPPLCTLPPGPGPPRFVCYCEGEGSGAGDRGAFNFYVTDAAELWSTCFTPDSLAALKARFGLSAAEDITSRFRAACEQQAVALTLQEDGASLTLSGGPSVLGFDLSKVPGPEAASRLQALTLGLAERVCSLERRLAAAAGETATSPRKSSRPAGPQLFLPDPDPQRSGPGPGVKRRCPGESLINPGFKSKKPAGGVDFDDP, encoded by the exons ATGGtgtcgccgccgccgctgtcgCCGCCGCTCTGCACGCTGCCGCCCGGCCCTGGGCCCCCGCGCTTCGTGTGCTACTGCGAGGGGGAGGGAAGCGGGGCCGGGGACCGTGGGGCCTTCAACTTCTA TGTGACAGACGCCGCGGAGCTTTGGAGCACCTGCTTCACGCCGGACAGCCTGGCGGCCCTG AAAGCCCGTTTTGGCCTGAGTGCGGCTGAAGACATCACCTCGCGGTTCAG GGCAGCCTGTGAGCAGCAAGCTGTGGCTCTCACCCTGCAGGAGGACGGAGCATCCCTGACCCTGTCAGGGGGACCCTCGGTGCTGGGCTTTGACCTCTCCAAGGTGCCAGGCCCAGAGGCAGCCTCCAGGTTGCAGGCACTGACACTGGGCCTGGCAGAGCGTGTGTGCAGCCTGGAGCGGCGGCTGGCAG CTGCTGCGGGGGAGACAGCCACCAGCCCCAGGAAGAGCTCCCGGCCAGCGGGGCCTCAGCTCTTCTTACCAG ACCCGGATCCTCAGAGAAGTGGCCCTGGACCTGGGGTCAAGAGGCGGTGTCCAGGAGAGTCTCTCATCAACCCCGGCTTCAAGAG taAGAAACCAGCTGGTGGTGTAGACTTCGATGACCCCTGA
- the PAXX gene encoding protein PAXX isoform X2 produces the protein MVSPPPLSPPLCTLPPGPGPPRFVCYCEGEGSGAGDRGAFNFYVTDAAELWSTCFTPDSLAALEDGASLTLSGGPSVLGFDLSKVPGPEAASRLQALTLGLAERVCSLERRLAAAAGETATSPRKSSRPAGPQLFLPDPDPQRSGPGPGVKRRCPGESLINPGFKSKKPAGGVDFDDP, from the exons ATGGtgtcgccgccgccgctgtcgCCGCCGCTCTGCACGCTGCCGCCCGGCCCTGGGCCCCCGCGCTTCGTGTGCTACTGCGAGGGGGAGGGAAGCGGGGCCGGGGACCGTGGGGCCTTCAACTTCTA TGTGACAGACGCCGCGGAGCTTTGGAGCACCTGCTTCACGCCGGACAGCCTGGCGGCCCTG GAGGACGGAGCATCCCTGACCCTGTCAGGGGGACCCTCGGTGCTGGGCTTTGACCTCTCCAAGGTGCCAGGCCCAGAGGCAGCCTCCAGGTTGCAGGCACTGACACTGGGCCTGGCAGAGCGTGTGTGCAGCCTGGAGCGGCGGCTGGCAG CTGCTGCGGGGGAGACAGCCACCAGCCCCAGGAAGAGCTCCCGGCCAGCGGGGCCTCAGCTCTTCTTACCAG ACCCGGATCCTCAGAGAAGTGGCCCTGGACCTGGGGTCAAGAGGCGGTGTCCAGGAGAGTCTCTCATCAACCCCGGCTTCAAGAG taAGAAACCAGCTGGTGGTGTAGACTTCGATGACCCCTGA
- the CLIC3 gene encoding chloride intracellular channel protein 3 isoform X2, with protein sequence MAETAKLQLFVKASEDGESVGHCPSCQRLFMILLLKGVPFTLTTVDTRRSPDVLKDFAPGSQLPILLYDGDAKTDTLQIEEFLEETLGPPEFPSLAPRYRESIAAGNDVFHKFSAYIKNPVPAQDDALYQQLLRALAKLDSYLRAPLEHELVREPKLRESRRRFLDGDQLTLADCGLLPKLHVVNAPIPDELRGLRRYLDSALQEKEFKYTCPHSAEILAAYRPAVRPR encoded by the exons ATGGCTGAGACGGCCAAGCTCCAGCTGTTTGTCAAg GCAAGCGAGGACGGCGAAAGCGTGGGACACTGCCCTTCTTGTCAGAGGCTTTTCATGATCCTGCTTCTCAAGGGCGTGCCCTTCACCCTCACCACCGTGGACACCCGCAG GTCCCCAGATGTGCTGAAGGACTTCGCCCCTGGCTCGCAGCTGCCCATCCTGCTCTATGACGGTGACGCCAAAACGGACACGCTGCAGATCGAGGAGTTTCTGGAGGAGACGCTAGGCCCACCTGA ATTCCCCAGCCTGGCGCCCAGATACCGGGAGTCCATCGCGGCGGGCAACGACGTCTTTCACAAATTCTCCGCCTACATCAAGAACCCAGTGCCCGCCCAGGATGATG ccctgtaCCAGCAGCTGCTGCGCGCCCTCGCCAAGCTGGACAGCTACCTGCGCGCGCCCCTGGAGCACGAACTGGTACGGGAGCCGAAGCTGCGCGAGTCGCGCCGCCGCTTCCTAGACGGCGATCAGCTCACGCTGGCCGACTGCGGCCTGCTGCCCAAGCTGCACGTCGTCAAC GCGCCCATCCCGGATGAGCTGCGCGGGCTCCGCCGCTACCTGGACAGCGCCCTGCAGGAGAAGGAGTTCAAGTACACGTGTCCGCACAGCGCAGAGATCTTGGCGGCCTACCGGCCCGCCGTGCGCCCTCGCTAG
- the CLIC3 gene encoding chloride intracellular channel protein 3 isoform X1: protein MAETAKLQLFVKASEDGESVGHCPSCQRLFMILLLKGVPFTLTTVDTRRSPDVLKDFAPGSQLPILLYDGDAKTDTLQIEEFLEETLGPPEFPSLAPRYRESIAAGNDVFHKFSAYIKNPVPAQDDALYQQLLRALAKLDSYLRAPLEHELVREPKLRESRRRFLDGDQLTLADCGLLPKLHVVNTVCAHFRQAPIPDELRGLRRYLDSALQEKEFKYTCPHSAEILAAYRPAVRPR from the exons ATGGCTGAGACGGCCAAGCTCCAGCTGTTTGTCAAg GCAAGCGAGGACGGCGAAAGCGTGGGACACTGCCCTTCTTGTCAGAGGCTTTTCATGATCCTGCTTCTCAAGGGCGTGCCCTTCACCCTCACCACCGTGGACACCCGCAG GTCCCCAGATGTGCTGAAGGACTTCGCCCCTGGCTCGCAGCTGCCCATCCTGCTCTATGACGGTGACGCCAAAACGGACACGCTGCAGATCGAGGAGTTTCTGGAGGAGACGCTAGGCCCACCTGA ATTCCCCAGCCTGGCGCCCAGATACCGGGAGTCCATCGCGGCGGGCAACGACGTCTTTCACAAATTCTCCGCCTACATCAAGAACCCAGTGCCCGCCCAGGATGATG ccctgtaCCAGCAGCTGCTGCGCGCCCTCGCCAAGCTGGACAGCTACCTGCGCGCGCCCCTGGAGCACGAACTGGTACGGGAGCCGAAGCTGCGCGAGTCGCGCCGCCGCTTCCTAGACGGCGATCAGCTCACGCTGGCCGACTGCGGCCTGCTGCCCAAGCTGCACGTCGTCAAC ACGGTGTGCGCGCACTTCCGCCAGGCGCCCATCCCGGATGAGCTGCGCGGGCTCCGCCGCTACCTGGACAGCGCCCTGCAGGAGAAGGAGTTCAAGTACACGTGTCCGCACAGCGCAGAGATCTTGGCGGCCTACCGGCCCGCCGTGCGCCCTCGCTAG